The following coding sequences are from one Haliotis asinina isolate JCU_RB_2024 chromosome 3, JCU_Hal_asi_v2, whole genome shotgun sequence window:
- the LOC137277089 gene encoding receptor-type tyrosine-protein phosphatase kappa-like isoform X2 yields the protein MNTSTSQTDRPQVSVHEIVTSTSTGLLAVIFVIELITCIYRVLRYRSVRNRRRVRANLNSRRSRLTTNSRDGSMSCLSRRNESSQSVCLEAVNELQSLGNEAVDNTVYDSLSLQRGHLQRRSSTENRETDMKRCLQLFLSTKCLFKQFEDLPRADYTLCCEAQKGNNICKNRYRDVLPYDSTRVVLKPIADNVSSGYINASYIKGVGSLQQFIAAQGPFLRVVPDFWRMIWDTESRQIVMLTNIIEDGKMKCAKYWPGEIDEVKIFDDITVEFVLEEVSDSYVKRTFNIKSGEALREVFHYHYTAWPDCDSPRDVTSFLDFRSVVFRDASPVHGPVIVHCSAGIGRTGTFIALHYLLSQAKADGIVDVFGCVSQLRQQRMEMVQTQEQYAFLFEALYEYTNGAYSAYRAYSEMSLNLGLDIVVTRL from the exons ATGAACACCAGCACATCCCAGACAGACCGACCCCAAG TTTCAGTGCATGAAATAGTCACATCTACATCAACTGGCTTGCTTGCGGTTATATTTGTCATAGAACTCATCACGTGCATCTACCGTGTACTCCG GTATCGCAGCGTCAGGAACAGGCGACGTGTGAGGGCCAACCTGAACTCAAGGCG TTCTAGGTTGACAACTAATTCTCGTGACGGTTCGATGAGCTGCCTGTCCAGAAGAAATGAAAGCAGCCAAAGTGTTTGTTTAGAAGCGGTAAACG AGCTCCAGTCACTCGGGAATGAAGCTGTTGACAACACAGTGTACGACTCCCTCAGCCTGCAACGTGGCCATCTCCAGAGACGTTCTTCGACAGAGAACCGCGAAACAGACATGAAGCGATGTCTACAACTCTTCCTCAGCACCAAGTGTTTATTCAAGCAGTTTGAA GATCTGCCCAGAGCCGACTATACGCTGTGTTGTGAAGCGCAAAAGGGAAATAACATCTGCAAGAACAGATACCGGGATGTTCTTCCTT ATGACAGCACTCGTGTTGTATTAAAACCGATCGCCGACAACGTCTCCAGCGGATACATCAATGCTAGCTACATCAAG GGTGTTGGCAGCCTGCAGCAGTTCATAGCCGCTCAAG GTCCTTTTCTGCGGGTTGTTCCTGACTTCTGGAGGATGATATGGGACACTGAATCTCGGCAGATTGTCATGCTTACAAACATCATCGAAGACGGAAAG ATGAAGTGTGCCAAGTACTGGCCAGGCGAGATCGATGAAGTGAAGATCTTTGATGACATCACGGTAGAGTTTGTGCTGGAAGAAGTCAGCGATTCCTATGTAAAGAGGACGTTTAACATCAAG TCGGGAGAAGCGTTGAGGGAAGTATTCCATTACCACTACACCGCCTGGCCTGACTGTGATTCACCACGTGATGTGACGTCATTCCTCGACTTCCGGTCAGTGGTGTTCCGAGATGCGTCACCTGTACACGGACCAGTCATCGTCCACTGCAG TGCTGGGATCGGCCGAACTGGGACATTCATCGCTCTGCACTACCTTCTGTCCCAGGCAAAAGCTGACGGAATTGTGGACGTATTTGGGTGTGTGTCTCAGCTCCGACAGCAGCGGATGGAGATGGTCCAGACACAG GAACAGTATGCTTTCCTGTTCGAGGCGTTGTATGAATATACAAACGGAGCCTACAGTGCGTATCGGGCATACTCAGAGATGAGCCTTAACCTCGGGCTTGACATTGTAGTG ACGCGCCTGTAA
- the LOC137279046 gene encoding GTP-binding protein Rheb homolog 1-like, translating into MDPERERFLQGPRCQGKSSLKLVVMGYQGAGKKTFVDGIQRNWSELKSRRTRKGDDSDDLGIRGRDVKIEVIETAVKRPFSFIQGLPSCDAYLLVYSMVCEDSFKSVTAVREQIIQQKGDSIPIIFVANKTDIAQDLDKTQRVYRDLFVSCEWEHGHYEISARNSTDINKVLQNTMRRVNKMTP; encoded by the coding sequence ATGGATCCTGAAAGAGAAAGATTCCTCCAGGGGCCGCGATGCCAAGGCAAAAGCTCCCTCAAGTTGGTCGTAATGGGCTATCAAGGCGCTGGGAAGAAGACGTTTGTTGATGGCATACAGAGGAATTGGTCGGAACTTAAAAGCAGGCGTACCAGGAAGGGTGACGACAGTGATGATTTAGGAATCAGAGGTAGGGATGTCAAAATTGAAGTCATAGAAACTGCAGTTAAGCGACCTTTTTCCTTCATCCAAGGACTGCCGTCTTGTGATGCGTACCTACTAGTATATTCCATGGTCTGTGAAGATTCTTTCAAATCCGTGACGGCAGTCAGGGAGCAGATCATTCAGCAGAAGGGAGACAGCATCCCCATAATATTTGTGGCCAACAAGACCGATATAGCTCAAGACTTGGACAAGACTCAGCGTGTCTACAGGGATCTGTTCGTCAGCTGTGAATGGGAGCATGGCCACTACGAGATATCAGCAAGGAACAGCACTGACATCAACAAAGTCCTGCAAAATACAATGAGGAGAGTCAATAAAATGACCCCGTGA
- the LOC137278485 gene encoding uncharacterized protein, protein MVLGGALALTLLLVQISSGIEVLKNPGFESPNLSGNWNGWGFNIVSITDDVHGGTRAVKVTGRTKTYQGPSQDVQIQPGGRYSFTSSVKQLNDHPGKLFQTIKITIAYTWTDDGKTAYYDVAQHPFVRSANGWFSLDGDFTVPLKNFSRANLYFQGPDIGIDFIADDVSLQTVDEDMTWKAEADARIQKIRKNNINVQVTHSSSFNPADIEIKIDHKRHLFGFGSVINEDYINNSGYKQYQNFVYDMFNWATAGSFKWKYNRGTKDHPDYTAATNAVKVLKQHGMKVRGHNMFWGVPGNSPSWVEALNGTMLKAAIAERVKFMTGITKGTLDHWDVNNELLHGQLYEEKTGDPLYSEKIYDMVHKADPVPTLFLNDYDVVAVGAVTDAYVDQAKEFKKANVGLGGLGLQSHFRDYTPPDPTLLKRRLDKLGSVGLPLWITEMDLVHHDENIRADWYDWALRTYFSHPSVEGVIFWGFWDHQMKSPYAALINGYSFYVNAAGQRYFDLVQKEWSTHVTKKLSDGSSFTVNGFHGDYDVVVNYKGKPIMYQEFHLGKADTTLKLDISGDGHQVTLPTTIDPFAQINQVVQVSHTNEHIVGRMSSNANNNDLQCVTRLSQLSAVGDDKPAFAFCQNDEVMTSCSGYHKDGEWYRDGETIEVNNGRVACKSVNGWRSKQGVQAVVRCCKSKNMQCAYRSSGPSDKSRDARVETTCMNGEIATGCTAWTWDSEMIGSFPSANQKGCIASNEGTTVGTWSYAACCTAPKLTCKTVVSKPSGLNKGEKANVSCGAGTKLLGCSVRANYGKSAGAYVGGANGDQCIAVNGEDKFTGEEGVLAVATCCSLNGGSGEIVG, encoded by the exons ATGGTTCTAGGAGGTGCTCTTGCTCTGACTCTACTTCTTGTCCAGATTTCATCTGGAATCGAGGTGCTCAAAAACCCAGGGTTTGAGAGTCCAAATCTGTCAGGCAACTGGAATGGATGGGGTTTCAACATCGTTAGCATCactgatgatgtccatggtggcACTCGTGCTGTCAAAGTCACCGGAAG AACAAAGACTTACCAAGGTCCTAGCCAAGATGTCCAGATACAGCCTGGTGGCCGCTATTCCTTTACGTCCAGTGTTAAACAGCTGAATGACCACCCAGGAAAGTTGTTCCAGACCATCAAGATTACCATAGCATATACATGGACTGATGACG GTAAAACGGCTTATTACGACGTCGCTCAACACCCATTTGTTCGGTCTGCCAATGGGTGGTTCAGTCTTGACGGGGATTTCACCGTTCCTTTGAAAA ACTTTAGCAGGGCGAACCTGTACTTCCAAGGCCCGGATATAGGAATCGACTTCATCGCTGACGACGTTTCTCTCCAGACAGTGGACGAGGACATGACGTGGAAGGCTGAAGCTGATGCCAGAATACAGAAGATTAGGAAAAACAACATCAATGTCCA AGTGACACATTCATCTTCATTCAATCCAGCTGATATTGAAATTAAG ATTGACCACAAAAGACACCTGTTTGGATTTGGATCAGTGATAAACGAGGACTACATAAACAACTCTGGGTACAAACAATATCAAAACTTTGTGTATGACATGTTTAACTGGGCGACAGCTGGGTCATTCAAGTGGAAGTATAACAGAGGTACCAAG GACCACCCGGACTACACAGCTGCTACAAATGCTGTGAAGGTGCTTAAACAACATGG catgaagGTTCGAGGACACAATATGTTCTGGGGAGTTCCAGGTAACTCACCCAGTTGGGTTGAAGCCCTGAACGGGACGATGCTGAAAGCAGCCATTGCAGAGAGAGTCAAATTTATGACTGGCATCACAAAGGGGAC ACTAGACCATTGGGACGTAAACAACGAACTTCTTCACGGACAGTTGTATGAGGAGAAGACAGGTGATCCCCTGTACTCTGAGAAGATCTACGATATGGTACACAAGGCGGATCCGGTGCCAACGCTCTTCCTCAACGACTACGATGTTGTCGCAGTGGGAGCCGTCACTGAT GCTTACGTCGATCAAGCAAAAGAGTTCAAAAAGGCCAACGTTGGTTTGGGAGGTCTTGGCCTTCAGAGTCACTTCAGAGACTACACGCCTCCAGATCCCACGCTTCTGAAA AGACGTCTGGACAAACTGGGATCTGTAGGACTACCGCTGTGGATCACTGAAATGGATCTCGTGCACCATGATGAGAACATCCGGGCTGACTGGTATGATTGGGCTCTCAGAACCTACTTCAGCCATCCGTCAGTGGAGGGCGTCATATTCTGGGGCTTCTGGGATCATCAAATGAAAAGCCCTTACGCCGCCCTTATCAATGGATACAGCTTCTAT GTGAACGCTGCTGGTCAACGTTACTTTGATCTAGTCCAGAAGGAATGGTCAACCCATGTAACTAAAAAACTCTCCGATGGATCCTCCTTCACTGTGAACGGTTTCCATGGAGACTATGATGTCGTTGTAAACTACAAGGGAAAGCCCATAATGTACCAGGAATTCCACCTGGGGAAAGCAGATACAACGCTTAAACTGGATATCAGTGGCGATGGAC ATCAAGTGACACTCCCAACAACCATTgatccatttgcgcagatcaatcAAGTTGTTCAAGTCTCCCATACCAACGAACATATTGTTGGTAGAATGTCATCAAATGCGAATAACAACGACCTCCAGTGTGTGACCCGCTTGTCTCAGTTGTCAGCGGTCGGGGATGACAAGCCTGCATTTGCTTTCTGTCAGAATGATGAAGTTATGACTAGCTGCTCGGGCTATCATAAG GACGGAGAGTGGTACCGGGATGGGGAGACAATCGAGGTTAACAATGGTCGGGTGGCTTGTAAATCAGTAAATGGTTGGAGGTCAAAGCAAG GTGTTCAAGCAGTTGTCCGATGCTGTAAGTCGAAGAACATGCAGTGTGCATACAGAAGctcagggccatctgataagtcGCGAGATGCAAGAGTAGAAACAACATGTATGAATGGTGAAATTGCCACTG GCTGCACGGCCTGGACATGGGACTCCGAGATGATAGGATCGTTCCCGTCGGCCAATCAGAAGGGATGTATTGCCTCAAATGAAGGCACTACTGTTG GTACGTGGTCTTATGCTGCTTGCTGTACTGCCCCCAAACTGACCTGCAAGACGGTGGTGTCCAAACCGAGTGGCCTCAACAAGGGAGAGAAGGCTAATGTCTCTTGTGGTGCTGGCACGAAGCTCCTGGGATGCAGCGTCCGAGCCAACTATGGAAAGTCAGCGGGAGCATATGTAGGAG
- the LOC137278488 gene encoding scavenger receptor class F member 1-like, producing the protein MLQDISWLRNRRSMEIGAIFHCWIVIIARHRAGSESCVDNLGDTCKTIDCSQPGIPSLCAKTCNTCSEKGCGSGHYETVEGRCEFCDKPPLIYTDSYNSSCVCPDGKWGRDCNETCSVGCISTCHRWTGGCHSTCKQCYWGSKCSFIHNNCMCTETGVCKCKEGYLGSTCDIPCPETCVNAECNDTHVCTRGCNTGWYGLQCGSPCDGNCESGTCRQDTGYCDKGCTPGWYGDTCNMRCSGNCASESCGRTDGACSQCKNGFSGFNCSTLCPSNCATNSCMQGNGSCYNCTTGYSVSHCNSSCPDNCATDFCEQYRAFCTGCKPGYRGLHCNTRCPDKCERCHQHGITCTSCNVNLYGETCDKSCDTCLNGTCDITTGLCLHGCQVGIYGLRCNRICNGNCLKTKCFRDSGNCTQGCKDGWWGSQCDRRCPTRCARCDRVDAGCLGCEEKYYGDNCSSRCSSRCRRCDRAGHCLTCAKGWEGDGCHESTSVSPSTLVLTCVVVALLLIIVIMAVKSLSKRRSTGYLSPRFEEGAIAEANDLRLHELDEARDSSGSQYERIPDSALPVDDRGYEQLRQAPQCTGYTSLIRAGEV; encoded by the exons ATGTTGCAGGATATATCGTGGCTGAGGAATAGGAGAAGCATGGAG ATAGGTGCGATCTTTCACTGCTGGATTGTGATCATTGCAAGGCACAGAGCAGGGTCGG AATCTTGTGTGGACAACTTAGGAGATACCTGCAAGACGATTGATTGTTCACAGCCAGGAATACCTTCCCTGTGTGCGAAGACTTGTAACACTTGTTCTGAAAAAG GTTGCGGAAGTGGCCACTACGAAACAGTTGAGGGAAGATGTGAATTCTGTGACAagccaccactgatatacactgaCTCCTACAACAGTTCATGTGTGTGTCCAGACGGCAAGTGGGGTCGTGACTGTAATGAAACCTGCAGTGTTGGATGCATATCTACATGTCACAGGTGGACTGGGGGATGCCATTCTACATGTAAACAGTGTTATTGGGGAAGTAAATGTAGTTTCATACATAACAATTGTATGTGTACTGAAACCGGTGTTTGCAAATGTAAAGAGGGATATCTAGGTAGTACCTGTGACATACCTTGCCCAGAGACATGTGTTAATGCCGAATGTAAcgacacacatgtatgtacaaggGGATGTAACACTGGCTGGTATGGGTTACAGTGTGGCTCTCCATGTGATGGAAACTGTGAAAGTGGAACGTGTAGACAGGACACTGGATATTGTGACAAGGGATGTACCCCTGGGTGGTATGGTGACACATGTAACATGAGATGTTCAGGAAACTGTGCTTCAGAGTCGTGTGGAAGAACTGATGGGGCATGTTCTCAATGCAAGAATGGTTTCTCAGGTTTTAACTGTAGCACACTGTGTCCATCTAACTGTGCCACAAACTCTTGCATGCAAGGTAATGGTTCCTGTTACAACTGTACCACAGGCTACAGCGTATCTCACTGTAACTCATCTTGCCCAGACAACTGTGCTACAGATTTCTGTGAACAATATCGAGCTTTCTGTACAGGATGCAAACCTGGCTACAGAGGTCTACACTGTAACACTCGGTGTCCAGACAAGTGTGAGAGATGTCATCAACATGGGATCACATGTACCTCCTGCAATGTTAATTTGTACGGGGAAACATGTGACAAATCTTGCGATACATGCCTAAATGGTACATGTGATATAACTACTGGATTGTGCCTACACGGATGTCAAGTTGGTATCTATGGACTTCGGTGCAATCGCATCTGCAATGGAAACTGTTTAAAGACAAAATGTTTCCGTGACTCGGGAAACTGTACACAAGGGTGTAAAGACGGCTGGTGGGGTTCCCAGTGTGATAGGAGGTGTCCAACACGTTGTGCCAGGTGCGACAGAGTTGACGCTGGATGTCTGGGATGCGAGGAGAAGTACTACGGAGACAACTGTAGCAGCAGGTGCTCCTCCAGGTGCCGTAGGTGTGACAGAGCTGGGCATTGTCTTACCTGTGCGAAAGGCTGGGAGGGAGACGGCTGCCATG AGTCGACGAGTGTGAGTCCATCAACTCTTGTACTGACGTGCGTCGTTGTAGCTTTGTTGCTCATCATTGTGATTATGGCCGTTAAGAG TTTGTCTAAACGACGAAGCACGGGGTACCTCTCCCCTCGTTTTGAGGAAGGCGCTATCGCGGAAGCAAATGATTTACGACTGCATGAGTTGGATGAAGCCCGTGACAGTTCAGGATCCCAGTATGAAAGAATTCCTGACTCTGCATTACCTGTGGATGACCGAGGCTACGAACAGCTGAGACAGGCTCCCCAGTGCACGGGTTACACCTCGCTGATAAGAGCAGGGGAAGTGTGA
- the LOC137277089 gene encoding receptor-type tyrosine-protein phosphatase kappa-like isoform X1, giving the protein MNTSTSQTDRPQVSVHEIVTSTSTGLLAVIFVIELITCIYRVLRYRSVRNRRRVRANLNSRRSRLTTNSRDGSMSCLSRRNESSQSVCLEAVNELQSLGNEAVDNTVYDSLSLQRGHLQRRSSTENRETDMKRCLQLFLSTKCLFKQFEDLPRADYTLCCEAQKGNNICKNRYRDVLPYDSTRVVLKPIADNVSSGYINASYIKGVGSLQQFIAAQGPFLRVVPDFWRMIWDTESRQIVMLTNIIEDGKMKCAKYWPGEIDEVKIFDDITVEFVLEEVSDSYVKRTFNIKSGEALREVFHYHYTAWPDCDSPRDVTSFLDFRSVVFRDASPVHGPVIVHCSAGIGRTGTFIALHYLLSQAKADGIVDVFGCVSQLRQQRMEMVQTQEQYAFLFEALYEYTNGAYSAYRAYSEMSLNLGLDIVVIVAKLHLIHLKAEAKQNF; this is encoded by the exons ATGAACACCAGCACATCCCAGACAGACCGACCCCAAG TTTCAGTGCATGAAATAGTCACATCTACATCAACTGGCTTGCTTGCGGTTATATTTGTCATAGAACTCATCACGTGCATCTACCGTGTACTCCG GTATCGCAGCGTCAGGAACAGGCGACGTGTGAGGGCCAACCTGAACTCAAGGCG TTCTAGGTTGACAACTAATTCTCGTGACGGTTCGATGAGCTGCCTGTCCAGAAGAAATGAAAGCAGCCAAAGTGTTTGTTTAGAAGCGGTAAACG AGCTCCAGTCACTCGGGAATGAAGCTGTTGACAACACAGTGTACGACTCCCTCAGCCTGCAACGTGGCCATCTCCAGAGACGTTCTTCGACAGAGAACCGCGAAACAGACATGAAGCGATGTCTACAACTCTTCCTCAGCACCAAGTGTTTATTCAAGCAGTTTGAA GATCTGCCCAGAGCCGACTATACGCTGTGTTGTGAAGCGCAAAAGGGAAATAACATCTGCAAGAACAGATACCGGGATGTTCTTCCTT ATGACAGCACTCGTGTTGTATTAAAACCGATCGCCGACAACGTCTCCAGCGGATACATCAATGCTAGCTACATCAAG GGTGTTGGCAGCCTGCAGCAGTTCATAGCCGCTCAAG GTCCTTTTCTGCGGGTTGTTCCTGACTTCTGGAGGATGATATGGGACACTGAATCTCGGCAGATTGTCATGCTTACAAACATCATCGAAGACGGAAAG ATGAAGTGTGCCAAGTACTGGCCAGGCGAGATCGATGAAGTGAAGATCTTTGATGACATCACGGTAGAGTTTGTGCTGGAAGAAGTCAGCGATTCCTATGTAAAGAGGACGTTTAACATCAAG TCGGGAGAAGCGTTGAGGGAAGTATTCCATTACCACTACACCGCCTGGCCTGACTGTGATTCACCACGTGATGTGACGTCATTCCTCGACTTCCGGTCAGTGGTGTTCCGAGATGCGTCACCTGTACACGGACCAGTCATCGTCCACTGCAG TGCTGGGATCGGCCGAACTGGGACATTCATCGCTCTGCACTACCTTCTGTCCCAGGCAAAAGCTGACGGAATTGTGGACGTATTTGGGTGTGTGTCTCAGCTCCGACAGCAGCGGATGGAGATGGTCCAGACACAG GAACAGTATGCTTTCCTGTTCGAGGCGTTGTATGAATATACAAACGGAGCCTACAGTGCGTATCGGGCATACTCAGAGATGAGCCTTAACCTCGGGCTTGACATTGTAGTG ATCGTTGCTAAACTACACCTGATACACCTGAAGGCAGAAGCCAAACAAAACTTCTAA